From a region of the Neobacillus niacini genome:
- the icmF gene encoding fused isobutyryl-CoA mutase/GTPase IcmF, with protein sequence MSTTEVYQPKHHIRFVTASSLFDGHDASINIMRRILQASGAEVIHLGHNRSVEEVVNAAIQEDAQGIAISSYQGGHMEYFKYMYDLLKEKGAPNIRIYGGGGGVIIPREIKELHDYGIAWIFSPEDGRTMGLQGMINRMLEECDFPTVTADHAEHIEKLPSGDVNAISKLITLAELHVDSNREAAAAAESLLEKVKTLTKEIPVVGITGTGGAGKSSLTDELIRRFINELPDKKVAILSVDPTKQKTGGALLGDRIRMNAIFNPNVYMRSLATRSSKSELSLAIKDAVSIVKAAGFDLVIVETSGIGQGDAEITEICDVSLYVMTSEFGAPTQLEKIDMIDFADLIVINKFERKGSEDALRQVQKQYQRSHMLFEKDTSEMPVYGTIASQFNDLGTNALFAALIEKVNEKMGTNWVTSFTKNAIVEKQNVIIPTDRRYYLREISDTVRRYHQKAEEQANIARKLFQLEGAIAAVKETDANAEVLASLEAIKQATEEKLTPESKKILDGWESTKVAYKADKFVTRIRDKEIITVLKTKSLSGIEIPKVVLPRYKDYGEILRWVYRENVPGSYPFTAGVFPFKREGEDPKRQFAGEGTPERTNRRFHYLSKDDTAKRLSTAFDSVTLYGEDPDYRPDIFGKIGESGVNVCTLDDMKKLYDGFDLCHPSTSVSMTINGPAPIILAMFMNTAIDQQVKKKEAELGRVLTVEEFAQVKAYTLKTVRGTVQADILKEDQGQNTCIFSTEFALRMMGDIQQYFIDQQVRNYYSVSISGYHIAEAGANPISQLAFTLSNGFTYVEYYLSRGMKIDDFAPNLSFFFSNGLDPEYTVIGRVARRIWATVMRDKYGAAERSQKLKYHVQTSGRSLHAQEIDFNDIRTTLQALMALHDNCNSLHTNAYDEAITTPTEESVRRAMAIQMIITKEHGLTKNENPLQGSFIVEELTDLVEEAVLQEFERLNDRGGVLGSMETQYQRGKIQDESMYYEMKKHTGELPIIGVNTYLNPNPPSEEDIDSMELARASYEEKELQITNLRAFQQAHEQETSKALERLKAAAVTNENIFAALMETVKVASLGQITKALYEVGGQYRRNM encoded by the coding sequence ATGAGTACGACGGAGGTTTATCAGCCGAAGCATCATATTCGTTTTGTTACGGCGTCTAGTTTGTTTGATGGGCACGACGCTTCGATTAATATTATGAGAAGAATTCTGCAGGCGAGCGGAGCCGAGGTCATCCATCTTGGCCATAACCGTTCGGTTGAAGAGGTCGTTAACGCGGCGATTCAAGAGGATGCACAGGGGATTGCAATTTCTTCTTATCAGGGCGGTCATATGGAATACTTTAAATATATGTACGATTTGCTAAAGGAAAAGGGCGCGCCGAACATCCGCATTTATGGCGGCGGCGGCGGTGTCATTATACCGCGTGAGATTAAGGAGCTTCATGATTACGGGATTGCTTGGATTTTCTCACCTGAGGACGGACGGACGATGGGTCTTCAAGGAATGATTAATCGAATGCTGGAGGAATGTGATTTCCCTACGGTTACGGCTGATCATGCCGAACATATTGAAAAACTGCCGAGTGGCGACGTTAATGCGATTTCAAAATTGATTACTCTTGCCGAGCTTCATGTGGACAGTAACCGGGAAGCCGCAGCTGCAGCGGAAAGCCTCCTTGAAAAGGTAAAAACGTTGACAAAAGAGATTCCGGTGGTCGGAATCACGGGTACAGGTGGTGCGGGTAAAAGTTCATTAACCGATGAATTAATTCGTCGTTTTATCAATGAATTACCTGATAAAAAAGTCGCAATTCTATCAGTTGACCCGACGAAGCAGAAAACGGGCGGCGCACTTTTAGGCGACCGGATTCGGATGAATGCCATCTTTAATCCAAATGTTTATATGCGAAGCCTGGCGACTCGTTCATCAAAATCGGAACTATCGCTTGCGATTAAAGATGCCGTTTCAATAGTGAAGGCAGCCGGCTTTGACCTTGTGATTGTCGAAACGAGCGGTATCGGCCAGGGCGATGCAGAGATTACGGAAATCTGTGATGTTTCCCTTTACGTCATGACCAGTGAATTTGGTGCACCTACACAGCTTGAAAAAATAGATATGATTGACTTTGCTGACCTCATTGTCATTAATAAATTTGAGCGCAAGGGCTCTGAGGATGCACTTCGTCAGGTGCAAAAGCAATACCAGCGCAGTCACATGTTGTTTGAAAAAGACACAAGTGAAATGCCTGTATATGGTACAATTGCGAGCCAATTTAATGATCTAGGCACCAATGCACTTTTTGCAGCTTTAATCGAAAAAGTAAATGAAAAAATGGGTACGAATTGGGTCACTTCTTTTACAAAAAATGCAATAGTCGAAAAGCAAAATGTGATTATTCCAACCGATCGTCGCTATTATCTCCGGGAAATATCGGATACAGTGCGCCGCTATCATCAAAAGGCTGAAGAGCAGGCAAATATTGCCCGGAAATTATTTCAGCTTGAAGGCGCAATTGCTGCCGTCAAAGAAACAGATGCAAACGCTGAAGTTCTTGCTTCCTTAGAGGCTATCAAACAGGCAACAGAAGAGAAATTAACACCAGAGTCGAAAAAGATACTCGACGGCTGGGAGAGTACAAAGGTGGCATATAAAGCTGATAAATTTGTAACGAGAATTCGTGACAAAGAAATCATTACTGTCTTAAAAACAAAGAGCCTTTCGGGCATTGAGATTCCAAAGGTGGTTTTACCGCGATATAAAGATTACGGTGAAATCCTCCGCTGGGTGTATCGCGAGAATGTCCCAGGTTCCTATCCGTTTACAGCAGGAGTGTTCCCGTTCAAACGGGAGGGAGAAGATCCGAAACGTCAGTTCGCCGGAGAAGGAACGCCGGAGAGAACGAATCGCCGCTTCCACTATCTTTCAAAAGATGATACAGCAAAACGTCTGAGTACGGCATTTGACTCGGTGACATTGTATGGAGAGGACCCGGATTATCGTCCGGACATTTTTGGAAAGATCGGCGAGAGTGGAGTGAATGTTTGTACGCTGGATGATATGAAAAAGCTTTATGATGGCTTTGACCTCTGTCATCCATCTACATCGGTGTCGATGACGATTAATGGTCCTGCGCCGATTATTTTAGCGATGTTCATGAATACAGCGATTGATCAGCAGGTGAAGAAAAAAGAGGCTGAGCTTGGCCGCGTGTTGACAGTCGAGGAATTCGCGCAAGTGAAGGCTTATACGTTAAAAACCGTTCGTGGTACAGTGCAGGCTGATATTTTAAAGGAAGACCAAGGTCAAAACACATGTATCTTTTCAACGGAGTTCGCCTTACGAATGATGGGTGATATTCAACAATATTTCATCGATCAGCAGGTACGTAACTATTATTCTGTTTCGATTTCTGGCTATCACATAGCTGAGGCAGGGGCGAATCCAATTTCGCAGCTGGCGTTTACACTATCAAACGGATTTACCTATGTCGAGTATTATTTAAGCCGCGGGATGAAAATTGATGATTTTGCACCAAACCTATCGTTCTTCTTTTCCAATGGCTTGGATCCGGAATATACGGTAATAGGTCGGGTGGCGCGTCGTATTTGGGCAACGGTAATGCGTGATAAATATGGTGCCGCTGAGCGCAGCCAAAAGCTGAAGTACCATGTTCAAACATCCGGCCGTTCGCTGCACGCGCAAGAGATTGACTTTAATGATATTCGTACGACGTTGCAGGCATTGATGGCGTTACACGATAACTGTAACTCTCTTCATACCAATGCTTATGACGAGGCAATTACAACACCAACAGAAGAATCCGTTCGCCGTGCGATGGCGATTCAGATGATTATTACAAAAGAACACGGCTTAACAAAAAATGAAAATCCACTTCAGGGTTCCTTTATTGTTGAAGAGCTTACGGACCTTGTAGAGGAAGCGGTACTTCAAGAATTTGAACGCTTAAATGACCGCGGCGGTGTTCTTGGTTCCATGGAAACGCAGTATCAACGCGGAAAAATCCAAGACGAATCGATGTACTATGAAATGAAAAAGCATACAGGCGAGCTACCGATTATCGGCGTGAACACGTATCTAAATCCAAATCCTCCTTCAGAAGAAGACATCGACAGCATGGAGCTGGCACGCGCGTCCTATGAGGAAAAAGAATTACAAATTACCAATTTACGTGCCTTCCAGCAAGCACATGAACAAGAAACCTCAAAGGCTCTAGAGCGCTTGAAGGCAGCAGCAGTAACCAACGAAAACATTTTTGCCGCACTAATGGAAACCGTAAAAGTAGCCAGCCTCGGCCAAATCACAAAAGCACTATATGAAGTAGGCGGGCAATACCGTAGAAATATGTAA
- the rpoE gene encoding DNA-directed RNA polymerase subunit delta translates to MSLQGYSKEQLKELSLIEMAYEFLKGSKQPISFHDLIKEIAAATEITEDQIRSRIAQFYTDINIDGRFLSLGDNRWGLRVWYPIDTQEEEVVTVIKPKKKKAKKVVDEDDLEDFDDIDEDYDELDDFVDEDDLLDDDEDDLLDDLDDVDDLDDDDDVIEDDDEFDLDEEEELDEVLDEEEEDLDEVEDEDDDLL, encoded by the coding sequence TTGAGTTTACAAGGTTACTCAAAAGAGCAATTAAAAGAGTTATCCCTCATTGAGATGGCGTATGAATTTCTAAAAGGCAGCAAACAGCCAATTTCCTTCCACGATTTAATTAAAGAAATTGCTGCAGCTACAGAAATCACAGAGGATCAAATTAGATCGAGAATTGCACAATTCTATACAGACATAAATATTGATGGCCGTTTTCTTTCACTAGGTGACAACCGCTGGGGTCTTCGCGTATGGTATCCAATCGATACACAGGAAGAAGAAGTGGTTACCGTTATTAAACCTAAGAAGAAAAAGGCGAAAAAGGTTGTCGATGAAGACGATCTTGAAGACTTTGATGATATTGATGAGGATTATGATGAACTCGATGACTTTGTCGATGAAGATGATCTCCTTGACGACGATGAGGACGATTTACTTGATGACCTCGACGATGTCGATGATTTAGACGATGATGATGATGTAATCGAGGATGACGATGAATTCGATCTAGATGAAGAAGAAGAACTTGACGAGGTCCTTGATGAAGAGGAAGAAGATTTAGATGAAGTAGAGGATGAAGACGACGACCTATTATAG
- a CDS encoding CTP synthase: protein MTKYIFVTGGVVSSLGKGITAASLGRLLKNRGLNVTIQKFDPYINVDPGTMSPYQHGEVFVTGDGAETDLDLGHYERFIDINLNKYSNVTTGKIYSTVLRKERRGDYLGGTVQVIPHITNEIKERVFRAGNETNADVVITEIGGTVGDIESLPFLEAIRQIKSDIGSSNVMYIHCTLIPYIKAAGEMKTKPTQHSVKELRSLGIQPNIIVVRTEMPVSQDMKDKIALFCDIDAKAVIECRDADTLYSIPLALQEQHMDQIVCDHLKLTTPEPEMTEWKALVDKVLNLSSKTRIGLVGKYVELQDAYISVVEAMKHAGYAFDADVEIKWINAEHVTAENVAELLADVDGVLVPGGFGDRGIEGKIQATRYARETKKPFLGICLGMQLATIEYARHVLGYSDAHSAEFVPDTKHPIIDLLPEQKDVEDLGGTLRLGLYPCRVVEGTKAFAAYEDEVVYERHRHRYEFNNHYRQEMEEAGFVFSGTSPDGRLVEIIELQDHPWFVASQFHPEFVSRPTRPQPLFRDFIKASLQK, encoded by the coding sequence ATGACGAAGTATATATTTGTAACTGGCGGTGTTGTTTCATCGTTAGGAAAAGGAATTACCGCAGCCTCATTAGGCCGTTTGTTGAAAAATCGTGGATTGAACGTTACGATTCAAAAATTTGACCCTTATATCAACGTGGATCCAGGAACGATGAGTCCGTACCAGCACGGTGAAGTATTTGTAACCGGTGATGGCGCAGAAACGGATCTAGACTTAGGTCACTATGAACGCTTTATCGATATTAACTTAAATAAGTACAGCAACGTAACAACTGGGAAAATCTATTCTACTGTGCTGCGTAAGGAACGCCGCGGCGATTATTTAGGCGGAACGGTTCAGGTTATCCCGCACATTACCAATGAAATTAAAGAACGTGTTTTCCGTGCCGGCAACGAAACAAATGCAGATGTTGTCATCACTGAAATTGGCGGAACAGTAGGGGATATTGAGTCACTTCCATTCCTAGAAGCAATCCGTCAAATCAAGAGCGATATCGGAAGCTCTAATGTAATGTACATTCACTGTACATTAATTCCTTATATTAAAGCGGCAGGCGAAATGAAGACGAAGCCAACACAACATAGTGTAAAAGAGCTTCGCAGTCTAGGTATTCAGCCAAATATCATCGTTGTTCGTACGGAAATGCCGGTTTCACAGGACATGAAGGATAAAATTGCTTTGTTCTGTGATATCGATGCGAAAGCAGTTATTGAATGCCGTGACGCAGATACGCTTTATTCAATTCCATTAGCTCTTCAAGAACAGCACATGGATCAAATTGTTTGTGACCACTTGAAGCTTACAACACCAGAACCAGAAATGACCGAATGGAAAGCTTTAGTTGATAAGGTTCTTAACCTTTCAAGTAAAACGCGTATCGGTTTAGTTGGTAAATATGTTGAACTTCAGGACGCCTATATTTCTGTTGTTGAAGCGATGAAACATGCAGGCTATGCGTTTGATGCCGATGTGGAAATTAAGTGGATTAATGCGGAACATGTAACAGCTGAAAATGTTGCAGAACTTTTGGCTGACGTGGACGGAGTCCTTGTTCCAGGCGGCTTCGGTGACCGTGGAATTGAAGGGAAGATTCAAGCAACACGCTATGCCCGTGAAACGAAAAAGCCTTTCCTTGGTATTTGCCTTGGAATGCAGCTGGCTACGATTGAATATGCACGCCACGTTCTTGGCTACTCAGATGCGCATTCTGCAGAGTTCGTACCTGATACCAAGCACCCAATTATTGATTTACTTCCTGAACAAAAGGATGTTGAAGATCTAGGCGGAACATTAAGACTTGGTCTTTATCCTTGCCGTGTGGTGGAGGGTACAAAGGCGTTCGCTGCTTATGAAGATGAAGTGGTGTATGAGCGTCACCGCCACCGTTATGAGTTTAACAATCATTACCGTCAAGAAATGGAAGAAGCAGGCTTTGTTTTCTCTGGTACAAGCCCAGACGGACGCCTTGTGGAGATTATTGAGCTTCAAGACCACCCATGGTTTGTTGCGTCACAGTTCCATCCGGAATTTGTTTCAAGACCAACACGTCCACAGCCGCTTTTCCGTGACTTTATTAAAGCTTCTTTGCAAAAATAA
- a CDS encoding DUF2529 domain-containing protein, whose product MLKMFTTQLTGLFKRIEEKEEFSFEDGARLLAQGQNIYVVGFKEMKGVEFEALEGAEPLKGALTNVESATSADRVLLFTRHSDDQEAMELADKLVEKEIPFVAVSTSISEDGKLEELADVYINLQLKKGLLPDDFGNRYGYPSSMAGLYVYYGLKFTIDEILAEYE is encoded by the coding sequence TTGTTAAAAATGTTTACGACCCAATTGACCGGATTATTTAAGCGGATCGAAGAAAAAGAGGAGTTTTCCTTTGAGGACGGTGCCCGCCTGCTCGCCCAGGGTCAGAATATATATGTTGTTGGCTTCAAGGAAATGAAAGGTGTTGAATTTGAAGCTTTAGAGGGTGCAGAACCATTGAAAGGTGCTTTAACAAATGTAGAGTCTGCAACTAGTGCTGACAGAGTTCTTTTGTTTACACGTCATTCCGATGACCAAGAAGCTATGGAACTGGCTGATAAGCTTGTTGAAAAAGAGATCCCGTTTGTAGCTGTATCGACATCGATTTCGGAGGACGGTAAACTTGAGGAGTTAGCAGATGTTTATATTAATTTACAGCTTAAAAAGGGTTTGTTGCCCGATGATTTCGGTAATCGGTATGGATATCCGTCTTCGATGGCTGGTTTGTATGTTTATTATGGCTTGAAATTTACTATTGATGAGATTTTAGCGGAATATGAATGA